In the genome of Triticum urartu cultivar G1812 chromosome 5, Tu2.1, whole genome shotgun sequence, one region contains:
- the LOC125507118 gene encoding uncharacterized protein LOC125507118: MDDGGSAMEHGRTTSMPGQVGSGVERLHGSSSMRRIQSGLGSAPAPDARAGFRQAGHGDGSAPYVNRVSIDEARRRENVNPDNEDNILMGNGSAPRETTWKGLVSNDIYYIWNHGPKFGGGFDCRYCPLITRGGGATRFREHLGGIPGDVRECPNVPRNIRAAMRESRDDSMRRKREKKNRRFRLERDIMEGLYHGEGVINIEDDEEEIQAALQETLRDKNVSHAVERRRGSGSGVRVSLGKQSITTYFDKELSSNKVSTQPKINTALNVESKDVLGQAWEKFFHANDIAGLKANCPYFRAAVKITQNLGPAPVPTAKEIDGIYLDKNYEEAEQWLNMFKQDWRNYGVTVMCDSWTGPTGMSLINFMVYCNARMFFHKSIDASGQTQTAALTGNVVGGLAQGWHVPLQRKCHQLSGGSNLEGKFLICRSVP, from the exons ATGGACGATGGTGGCAGTGCCATGGAGCATGGCCGCACAACTTCGATGCCGGGGCAGGTGGGCTCGGGCGTTGAACGGCTCCATGGGAGCAGCAGCATGCGGCGCATCCAGTCGGGCTTGGGCAGTGCCCCGGCGCCGGACGCACGCGCTGGTTTCCGGCAAGCTGGACATG GTGATGGAAGTGCACCCTATGTTAATAGGGTGAGCATCGATGAAGCTAGAAGGAGGGAAAATGTCAACCCCGACAACGAAGATAACATTCTGATGGGGAATGGTTCAGCTCCAAGAGAGACAACTTGGAAAG GGCTTGTAAGCAATGACATCTATTATATTTGGAACCATGGCCCCAAGTTTGGTGGGGGATTTGATTGTCGGTACTGCCCTCTAATCACTAGAGGGGGAGGTGCAACCCGCTTTAGGGAGCACCTTGGAGGTATACCAGGTGATGTGAGGGAGTGTCCTAATGTTCCAAGAAATATTCGTGCTGCAATGAGGGAATCCCGGGATGACTCAATgcggaggaagagggaaaagaaaaATCGCAGATTTCGTTTGGAAAGGGATATCATGGAAGGGTTGTACCATGGAGAAGGGGTGATAAATATTGAAGATGACGAGGAAGAGATTCAGGCCGCACTTCAGGAGACACTAAGAGACAAGAATGTCTCTCACGCAGTTGAGAGGAGGCGTGGGAGTGGCAGTGGTGTTCGTGTGTCTCTTGGGAAACAGAGTATCACAACATACTTTGACAAGGAATTGTCAAGCAACAAAGTATCAACGCAGCCAAAGATCAACACTGCTTTGAATGTTGAGTCAAAAGATGTACTTGGCCAAGCTTGGGAAAAGTTTTTTCATGCTAATGACATTGCTGGTCTGAAAGCAAATTGTCCCTATTTTCGTGCGGCTGTCAAGATAACTCAAAACCTTGGCCCAGCTCCTGTTCCAACTGCCAAGGAGATTGATGGGATATATTTGGACAAGAATTATGAAGAAGCTGAGCAGTGGTTGAACATGTTCAAGCAAGACTGGAGGAACTATGGTGTAACTGTGATGTGTGACTCATGGACAGGGCCTACTGGTATGAGTCTCATCAATTTCATGGTGTATTGCAATGCACGGATGTTCTTTCATAAATCCATTGATGCTTCTGGTCAAACTCAGACTGCAG CACTTACAGGGAATGTCGTGGGAGGTTTGGCTCAAGGTTGGCACGTTCCTCTACAGAGAAAATGTCACCAA CTGAGTGGTGGTTCCAATTTGGAGGGGAAGTTCCTAATCTGCAGAAGTGTGCCTTGA